TGGTGGAGGCGATTTGTTTCGGCGACCTGAATCGCGACGGTCTCGTTACGAAACAAGAGCGAAAAGACATTTATACGGGTAAGACAGTAAACTATTGGGATGCGAGCCCATTCCTTCAGATTCGAAATACACCTCGTAAATTATATTATTTAGATCGTCAGCCAATAGAAAAAATCGTAAAGGTCGTCGTGGATGGAAAAACTCTTTCCCAAACGGAATATTGCGCCAATTTGCTCAATGGATGGATTTCGTTGAAGAATGTGCCTACTCGAAGCGTTCTCGTGGAATATGTCTATTCTACGAAACTGGATATGGGTGTGACGGATTGGGATAATGGCGGAAATGTAGTTTATTATCATCAGTAGAGCGTTGGCTGTCCATCGAGGTGGAGAAAAATCACTTAAGTTGTTCGTCTTGTGTAATGGGTGAAAGCGAGCGGATTTTTAAAAATTGCTGAGTTTTTTAAAATTGCTGAACGGGGTTCGAGTATCCGTATCGAGGTATTGGGCGGGGTCACGACTTTCGCTTCGATGGCATACATCATCGTCGTGAACCCTGCGATTTTGCAAGTGGCAGGAATTCCCATCGCACCTTCGACCATTGCAACGATCCTTACTGCCGTATTCGGGTGTGTACTGATGGGTCTGCTCGCAAATCGTCCCATTGCTGTTGCGCCTTATATGGGGGAGAACGCATTCATCGCCTTCGGTCTTTCTGCGTTCGGTTTGACTTGGCAGGAACGGTTGGGCTCGGTATTCGTGGCGGGAGTCGTGTTTTTGTTGATTACTTTGTTCGGTTTGAGGCAATGGTTGGCAGAGAGTATCTCGAAGAGCATGAAGCATGCATTTGCGGTGGGGATTGGGTTATTTTTGAGTTTTATCGGGCTTTACGAAACGGGAATCATCGCGAGCGGGGCTCCGGCGGTGCCCGTGAAAATCGGTGATTTCCGCTCTCCTGACGTATTGTTGGCAATTTTAGGTTTTCTGTTGATTTCCTTTTTATTAGTGCGCAAGATAAAGGGTGCGATTCTTTTGGGCATCATCCTTTGCGGCACGATAGGGATACTTTTAGGGAGGGGGGCGCCATTGAAAGGAATTGCGACGATTCCGTTTCTAGGGGAATATTCTTTAGAACCCATCGCATTTCATTTAGATATCTTAGGAGTTTTGCAGTGGAGTCTATTTCCCGTTTTGCTCACCTTAGTGCTGATGGCGTTTTTGGATACTACGGGAACGCTTCTCGGTTTGGGAGCAGTGGGGGGGATGTTGGACGAAAAAGGGGAATTTCCGGAAGTCCAAAAACCGATGTTCGTGGATGCTCTTTCCTGTATGTTTGCTGCTTTGGTGGGCACTTCGACATCGGGTGCTTATATCGAATCGGCAACGGGAATTCGCGAAGGGGCGAGGACCGGGTTAGCGGCATTAGTTACGGGGGGGCTTTTCTTCGCTTCGTTGTTTTTTATTCCTTTGATAGAACCGTTTCAGTCTTTGAAGTTCGCCTATTATCCTGCGCTGATTGTGGTGGGCGCTTTGATGATGACTTCACTTAAAGAAATCGAGACCAACGATTGGACGGAGGTGATTCCCGCATTT
This genomic stretch from Fimbriimonadales bacterium harbors:
- a CDS encoding NCS2 family permease, producing the protein MKASGFLKIAEFFKIAERGSSIRIEVLGGVTTFASMAYIIVVNPAILQVAGIPIAPSTIATILTAVFGCVLMGLLANRPIAVAPYMGENAFIAFGLSAFGLTWQERLGSVFVAGVVFLLITLFGLRQWLAESISKSMKHAFAVGIGLFLSFIGLYETGIIASGAPAVPVKIGDFRSPDVLLAILGFLLISFLLVRKIKGAILLGIILCGTIGILLGRGAPLKGIATIPFLGEYSLEPIAFHLDILGVLQWSLFPVLLTLVLMAFLDTTGTLLGLGAVGGMLDEKGEFPEVQKPMFVDALSCMFAALVGTSTSGAYIESATGIREGARTGLAALVTGGLFFASLFFIPLIEPFQSLKFAYYPALIVVGALMMTSLKEIETNDWTEVIPAFATIALMVFTYNIADGLTAGLLLYPIMKAVAGKYREIRPGMLVLAGLCLIYYLFGLPH